In the Drosophila takahashii strain IR98-3 E-12201 chromosome 3R, DtakHiC1v2, whole genome shotgun sequence genome, one interval contains:
- the primo-2 gene encoding low molecular weight phosphotyrosine protein phosphatase 2: MGKRSQRTSVLMVCVGNHCRSPIAEAVMRDVIEGAGLQGEWHVESAGIEGWHCGCRPDERVLNVLARHNIEYYSIARVLTPEDFLKFDYIFGMDRSNLAALKRMAPDYAKAKVLLLGDFGLKPDERIIEDPYYNIGEAPFETIYQQCKIACQNFLKQARLKQII; encoded by the exons ATGGGAAAGAGATCGCAGAGAACCAGCGTGCTGATGGTCTGCGTGG GCAACCATTGCCGCTCCCCAATTGCCGAGGCTGTGATGCGTGACGTAATCGAGGGGGCGGGACTGCAGGGGGAGTGGCACGTGGAGAGCGCAGGGATCGAAGGATGGCACTGCGGCTGCAGACCGGATGAGCGGGTCCTGAATGTCCTGGCCAGGCACAACATCGAGTATTATAGCATTGCGAGAGTTCTGACTCCCGAGGATTTCCTCAAGTTTGACTATATCTTCGGTATGGACCGCAGCAATCTGGCCGCCCTCAAGCGAATGGCTCCAGATTATGCCAAGGCAAAGGTGCTACTTTTGGGGGACTTCGGACTGAAGCCAGATGAACGCATCATTGAAGATCCCTATTAT AATATTGGCGAAGCACCGTTCGAGACAATTTACCAGCAATGCAAAATTGCATGCCAGAATTTCCTGAAGCAAGCTCGCCTGAAGCAGATTATTTAA
- the primo-1 gene encoding low molecular weight phosphotyrosine protein phosphatase 1 yields MVKKVLMICLGNICRSPIAEVVMVDTLEKAKVKDVEVDSAAIGGWHVGNRADPRAISTLQKHGLKCTHIVRQIRKQDFSEFDYIFGMDEDNMSELKRLAPKDSKAELLMLGDFGLDKKNRIIEDPYYERGAEGFETAYQQCVVACAAFMKERLQK; encoded by the exons atGGTAAAGAAAGTGCTAATGATTTGTTTGG GCAACATCTGCCGATCTCCCATAGCAGAGGTCGTGATGGTGGACACTCTGGAAAAGGCCAAGGTCAAGGACGTGGAGGTTGATAGTGCAGCCATTGGAGGCTGGCACGTGGGCAACCGGGCCGATCCAAGGGCCATTAGCACCCTGCAAAAACACGGTCTAAAGTGCACCCACATCGTCCGCCAGATCCGCAAGCAGGACTTCTCGGAATTCGACTACATCTTTGGCATGGACGAGGACAACATGAGCGAGCTAAAGCGCCTGGCGCCCAAGGACTCCAAGGCCGAGCTCCTAATGCTCGGCGATTTTGGGCTGGACAAGAAGAACCGCATCATCGAGGATCCGTACTAT GAGCGTGGAGCAGAGGGCTTTGAGACCGCCTATCAGCAGTGTGTTGTGGCTTGTGCCGCCTTCATGAAAGAGCGCCTGCAAaagtaa
- the Argp gene encoding low molecular weight phosphotyrosine protein phosphatase, giving the protein MKVLFVCIGNTCRSPMAEAILKHLVLKRNLGDWYVDSAGLRDWNVGVEPQARGQQLLKQHGLKTNHLGRMITAQDFYDFDYVFAMDNSNLMELQQMAGRLNPTPYCKIELLGSYIGRKEDEIIQDPYFSQGMGGFNTAYLQISESCERFVEFVVSDGKAVSKNTL; this is encoded by the exons ATGAAGGTTCTGTTTGTGTGCATTG GCAACACCTGTCGCTCGCCAATGGCCGAGGCCATACTGAAGCATTTAGTTTTGAAACGAAATCTTGGGGATTGGTATGTGGACAGCGCTGGCCTAAGGGATTGGAATGTGGGCGTGGAGCCCCAGGCACGAGGGCAACAATTGCTAAAACAACATGGCCTTAAAACTAATCACTTGGGTCGTATG ATTACTGCCCAAGACTTTTACGACTTTGATTACGTATTCGCCATGGACAACAGCAACCTGATGGAGCTTCAGCAAATGGCAGGTAGACTTAATCCCACTCCATATTGCAAGATTGAACTGCTGGGTAGCTATATTGGACGCAAGGAGGATGAGATCATCCAGGAtccatatttt AGCCAAGGAATGGGAGGTTTTAATACCGCATATCTGCAAATTTCGGAAAGCTGCGAGCGTTTCGTAGAATTTGTGGTATCAGATGGAAAAGCAGTTTCCAAAAATACTCTGTAA